In Chloroflexota bacterium, a genomic segment contains:
- a CDS encoding VOC family protein translates to MPVTGLSHIVINVNDLDRMVEFYRDVMGLEITHQHPGHMVFLTSDRTVEDHEIGLFTPRRGDCNVLVHFCWRVASVADVKSFYRRFQDLQVPIDECVSYAYPWIGQATLSCYFRDPEDNRVEIQAMVSLDGEIADRSARYIDYDQSEEEIIAQAKRLVPAIVPPGGAVLR, encoded by the coding sequence ATGCCCGTAACCGGACTGAGCCACATCGTCATCAACGTGAACGACCTGGACCGGATGGTCGAATTCTACCGGGACGTGATGGGCCTCGAGATCACCCACCAGCACCCGGGTCACATGGTGTTCCTCACATCCGACCGAACCGTCGAGGACCACGAGATCGGTCTCTTCACCCCGCGGCGGGGCGACTGCAACGTCCTGGTGCACTTTTGCTGGCGCGTGGCTTCGGTGGCCGATGTCAAGTCGTTCTATCGGCGATTCCAGGACCTCCAGGTTCCCATCGATGAGTGCGTCAGCTACGCGTATCCGTGGATCGGGCAGGCGACCCTCTCGTGCTATTTTCGAGACCCGGAGGACAATCGCGTGGAGATCCAGGCCATGGTGAGCCTGGACGGTGAGATCGCGGACCGATCGGCTCGGTACATCGACTACGACCAGAGCGAGGAAGAGATCATCGCGCAGGCCAAACGGCTCGTTCCGGCCATCGTTCCTCCGGGAGGCGCCGTTCTCCGGTAG